In Nitrobacteraceae bacterium AZCC 1564, the following proteins share a genomic window:
- a CDS encoding lysophospholipase L1-like esterase (product_source=COG2755; cath_funfam=3.40.50.1110; cleavage_site_network=SignalP-noTM; cog=COG2755; pfam=PF13472; superfamily=52266), whose amino-acid sequence MRFDFRSVISVSVIAAFLSSLHPAQLSAQTEAAKPDAAKPPAQKGLATKAIEAAKSAAREAGDILKRVPCLPAKGLIEVPGSLPRVARRIAAGDPVKIVAFGSSTTVGVGTSSPAYTYPSRLLDQLRRKFPTADITIVNRGMGGQDAPEMMKRFDEAVLAENPDLVIWQLGTNTVIRGGAADIAATAALLEDGIARLQARNIDVVLIDPQYVPAVTAKAENASAMVKLLAEVGKLKHVTVFPRFDVMRQWHQDEKIPFDKFVIGDGLHMNDWGYACFAQLLGDTIIKSVGQVKAGANIPTNVMTFRPM is encoded by the coding sequence ATGCGCTTTGATTTTCGATCGGTTATTTCTGTTTCAGTGATTGCTGCGTTCTTGTCGTCACTCCATCCCGCTCAACTGTCCGCGCAAACTGAGGCGGCAAAACCGGATGCGGCAAAGCCGCCCGCGCAGAAAGGTCTTGCAACAAAAGCCATTGAGGCTGCGAAAAGTGCTGCGCGCGAGGCCGGCGATATCCTGAAGCGTGTCCCATGCCTGCCTGCCAAGGGATTGATCGAAGTGCCGGGCTCTTTGCCAAGGGTTGCCCGCCGGATCGCGGCCGGTGATCCCGTGAAGATCGTTGCGTTCGGCTCCTCCACGACAGTGGGGGTCGGCACATCTTCGCCAGCCTATACCTATCCGAGCCGGCTTTTGGATCAACTGCGGCGAAAATTTCCGACCGCCGACATCACAATCGTCAATCGTGGCATGGGCGGTCAGGACGCGCCCGAAATGATGAAGCGTTTCGATGAGGCGGTTCTCGCGGAGAATCCGGATCTCGTGATCTGGCAACTTGGCACCAACACCGTTATCCGCGGGGGCGCGGCGGATATTGCTGCAACCGCCGCTCTGCTTGAGGACGGCATTGCGCGGCTTCAGGCGCGGAACATCGATGTGGTGTTGATTGATCCTCAGTATGTGCCGGCGGTGACTGCAAAAGCTGAGAACGCCAGCGCGATGGTGAAGCTGCTCGCTGAGGTCGGCAAGCTCAAGCACGTTACCGTCTTTCCGCGCTTTGATGTCATGCGCCAATGGCATCAGGACGAAAAAATTCCGTTCGACAAGTTTGTGATTGGCGACGGTCTGCACATGAATGACTGGGGCTATGCCTGCTTCGCGCAACTTCTCGGCGACACCATCATCAAGTCGGTCGGACAAGTGAAGGCCGGCGCCAATATACCGACTAATGTCATGACATTTCGCCCGATGTGA
- a CDS encoding lysophospholipase L1-like esterase (product_source=COG2755; cath_funfam=3.40.50.1110; cleavage_site_network=SignalP-noTM; cog=COG2755; pfam=PF13472; superfamily=52266), which translates to MKAILIAGVLTALLVLVPVRAEDAPTCTVPSYLLATESSLTKVAAAVKAGKPLNILVMGTGSSGLAGPDGANAAYPARLEAALREKLPKSAINVRTDIRAKKTAADVADSFESFEKMPEDQKPALVIWQTGTIDAMRSIDPDDFRAALGHGVAALQKAGADVLLMNLQYNPRMETMLSVSPYNDTMRVVAQEHDIPLFDRFSIMRHWNDVGDFDLFGPAHGFGMARRVHDCIGRSLATMIIEASRINPAELGMQR; encoded by the coding sequence ATGAAGGCGATACTGATAGCGGGTGTCCTGACGGCCCTTCTGGTTCTCGTTCCCGTGCGGGCCGAGGACGCGCCGACCTGCACCGTACCGTCATATCTCCTTGCCACGGAAAGCTCGCTCACGAAGGTGGCTGCTGCGGTCAAAGCTGGAAAGCCGCTCAATATCCTCGTGATGGGCACTGGCTCGTCCGGCCTGGCTGGTCCTGACGGCGCCAATGCTGCCTATCCTGCGCGGCTGGAAGCCGCTTTGCGCGAAAAGCTGCCAAAATCCGCTATCAATGTCAGGACGGATATCAGGGCAAAGAAGACCGCAGCGGATGTCGCCGACAGCTTCGAGTCATTTGAAAAGATGCCTGAGGATCAGAAGCCGGCCCTGGTGATCTGGCAGACAGGGACCATCGACGCGATGCGCTCCATCGATCCCGATGATTTCCGAGCCGCGCTTGGTCATGGGGTTGCCGCGCTGCAAAAGGCAGGCGCGGATGTGCTCTTGATGAATTTGCAATACAACCCACGTATGGAGACGATGCTCTCGGTCTCTCCATATAACGACACAATGCGTGTTGTCGCGCAGGAGCACGATATCCCGCTATTTGATCGATTTTCGATCATGCGTCATTGGAATGACGTCGGTGATTTCGATTTGTTTGGCCCGGCTCATGGTTTTGGAATGGCAAGACGGGTTCACGATTGCATCGGCCGGTCGCTTGCGACGATGATCATCGAGGCATCGCGCATCAACCCGGCGGAGCTTGGGATGCAGCGTTGA
- a CDS encoding ornithine carbamoyltransferase (product_source=KO:K00611; cath_funfam=3.40.50.1370; cog=COG0078; ko=KO:K00611; pfam=PF00185,PF02729; superfamily=53671; tigrfam=TIGR00658), with product MSAAPRHFLDLFDVPTADLRSILDASVAIKKQLKSSAKPDKPLEGKTLAMIFDKPSTRTRVSFDVGMRQLGGEAIMLTGAEMQLGRGETIADTARVLSRFVDAIMIRILSHDALMELATYATVPVINGLTRRSHPCQVMADVMTFEEHRGPIKGRTVAWTGDDNNVLASWAHAAERFSFNLRIATPPELAPNKLLKDWIKSTNAPIVMGTNPEDMVRGADCVVTDTWVSMGDKDGEHRHNLLKPYQVNAKLMSLAKPDAIFMHCLPAHRGDEVTDEVIDGPQSVVFDEAENRLHAQKGILAWCLNAVA from the coding sequence ATGAGTGCAGCGCCTCGTCATTTCCTCGATCTGTTCGATGTTCCGACTGCGGATTTGCGGTCGATTCTCGATGCCAGTGTCGCGATCAAGAAGCAGCTCAAGAGCAGCGCGAAGCCGGACAAGCCGCTCGAAGGCAAAACGCTTGCGATGATTTTCGACAAGCCGTCGACGCGAACGCGTGTTTCGTTCGACGTCGGCATGCGCCAGCTCGGCGGCGAGGCGATTATGCTTACCGGCGCTGAGATGCAGCTCGGTCGCGGCGAAACGATCGCCGATACCGCCCGCGTGCTGTCGCGCTTTGTCGATGCCATCATGATCCGAATCCTCAGCCATGATGCGCTGATGGAACTCGCAACATATGCGACCGTGCCCGTGATCAATGGCCTGACGCGCCGTTCGCATCCATGCCAGGTGATGGCTGATGTCATGACGTTCGAGGAACATCGCGGTCCGATCAAGGGGCGCACGGTCGCGTGGACCGGCGATGACAACAACGTGCTGGCCTCATGGGCGCATGCAGCGGAGCGTTTCAGCTTCAATCTTCGCATCGCTACGCCGCCGGAGCTTGCGCCGAACAAGCTGCTGAAGGACTGGATCAAGTCGACGAATGCGCCGATCGTGATGGGCACGAACCCGGAAGACATGGTGCGCGGTGCTGACTGTGTTGTCACCGATACATGGGTATCGATGGGCGACAAGGACGGCGAACATCGTCACAACTTGCTCAAGCCCTATCAGGTCAATGCCAAGTTGATGTCGCTCGCCAAGCCGGATGCGATTTTCATGCACTGTCTGCCGGCCCATCGGGGTGACGAAGTGACCGACGAGGTGATCGACGGTCCGCAGTCTGTGGTGTTTGACGAGGCTGAGAACCGCCTTCACGCTCAAAAGGGCATTCTGGCCTGGTGCCTCAACGCCGTTGCGTGA
- a CDS encoding dCTP deaminase (product_source=KO:K01494; cath_funfam=2.70.40.10; cog=COG0717; ko=KO:K01494; pfam=PF06559; superfamily=51283): MSFTLAPDATGILPDRMIAAMADDGLILPEYPFVESQIQPASLDLRLGSVAYRVRASFLPGPNSTVAERIDELKLHEIDLSDGAVLETNCVYIVPLLESLALPPSILAAANPKSSTGRLDVFTRVIADGTRRFDMIGAGYHGPLYAEISPKTFPVLLREGSRLSQIRFRAGHPTLDSDELQALHTKERLVDIDNADLANGVAVSVDLSGEGSDGFVGYRAKRHTGVVDIDRRSGYAVGEFWEPIRARPDRSLILDPGEFYILASKEAVQVPPDFAAEMVPFDPLVGEFRVHYAGFFDPGFGYAGAGGQGSRAVLEVRSREVPFILEHGQIVGRLVYEKMLSRPDALYGQRIASNYQGQGLKLSKHFRV, encoded by the coding sequence GTGTCGTTTACGCTCGCCCCCGATGCGACAGGCATTCTCCCGGACCGCATGATTGCGGCAATGGCCGACGATGGCCTGATCCTGCCAGAATATCCTTTTGTCGAGAGCCAGATCCAGCCGGCGAGCCTCGACCTGCGTTTGGGCAGCGTCGCGTACCGTGTGCGCGCCTCCTTCCTGCCGGGACCAAATTCGACGGTTGCCGAACGCATCGATGAATTGAAGCTGCACGAGATCGATCTGAGCGACGGCGCGGTGCTGGAAACTAATTGCGTCTACATTGTGCCGCTGCTGGAGAGCCTCGCGCTGCCGCCAAGCATTCTCGCTGCGGCCAACCCGAAAAGCTCGACTGGCCGGCTCGATGTTTTCACCCGTGTCATTGCTGATGGCACCCGTCGCTTCGACATGATCGGCGCCGGATATCACGGTCCACTCTATGCGGAGATCAGCCCGAAAACCTTCCCTGTGTTGCTGCGCGAGGGATCACGGCTGTCGCAGATCCGCTTCCGCGCCGGGCATCCGACGCTTGATAGCGATGAACTGCAAGCTCTGCACACAAAGGAACGGCTTGTTGATATCGACAATGCCGACCTCGCAAATGGCGTCGCGGTCAGCGTCGACCTGTCCGGTGAAGGTTCCGATGGATTTGTCGGCTATCGCGCTAAGCGCCACACTGGTGTCGTGGATATCGACCGCCGAAGCGGCTACGCGGTCGGTGAATTCTGGGAGCCGATCCGGGCGCGGCCGGATCGCAGCCTGATCCTTGATCCCGGCGAATTCTACATCCTCGCTTCTAAGGAAGCGGTGCAGGTGCCGCCGGATTTCGCTGCCGAGATGGTGCCGTTCGATCCCCTGGTCGGCGAATTCCGCGTGCACTATGCCGGCTTCTTCGATCCCGGCTTCGGCTACGCCGGTGCGGGCGGGCAGGGCTCGCGCGCGGTGCTGGAAGTCCGTTCACGCGAAGTACCGTTCATCCTCGAGCACGGGCAGATCGTCGGCCGCCTCGTCTATGAAAAGATGCTGTCGCGGCCGGACGCGCTCTACGGTCAGCGCATCGCGTCGAATTATCAAGGCCAAGGCCTGAAACTGTCGAAGCACTTCCGGGTCTGA
- a CDS encoding molecular chaperone Hsp33 (product_source=KO:K04083; cath_funfam=1.10.287.480,3.55.30.10,3.90.1280.10; cog=COG1281; ko=KO:K04083; pfam=PF01430; superfamily=64397), with product MTLETSVRAPSATPVDDAVLPFEVSALDVRGRLTKMGPALDEILTKHDYPAPVGKLLGEAIVLTTLLGSTLKFNGRFILQTQTDGPVSLIVVDFHAPDRLRAYARFDASKLEVGQDSAALLGHGHLAMTIDQGPEMSRYQGLVALEGGNLEDAAHEYFLRSEQIPTRVRLAVGEEFRGGDGPKHRWRGGGMLMQFLPKAPERARQPDLHPGDAPEGAVAHEVPEDDAWAEGQSLFGTIEDLELIDPELSGERLLFRLFHERGVRVFRTQDVRARCSCSREAVAGMLSSFTPEDRASMVEDNKVVVTCEFCSSVYEFTPDEAGVVPGSGNGAAKDSRFGSD from the coding sequence ATGACGCTTGAGACTTCTGTCCGCGCTCCATCAGCCACGCCTGTCGATGACGCTGTCCTCCCGTTCGAGGTAAGCGCGCTTGATGTGCGCGGCCGGCTGACGAAGATGGGGCCGGCCCTCGATGAAATTCTGACCAAGCACGACTATCCGGCGCCGGTCGGTAAGCTGCTCGGCGAAGCGATCGTACTGACCACACTGCTCGGCTCGACGTTGAAGTTTAACGGGCGCTTCATTCTCCAAACCCAGACTGATGGCCCCGTGTCGCTGATCGTGGTCGATTTTCATGCGCCGGACCGGCTGCGTGCTTATGCCCGTTTTGATGCGAGCAAGCTCGAGGTGGGCCAAGACTCCGCAGCCCTACTCGGTCATGGCCATCTTGCCATGACCATCGATCAGGGGCCCGAGATGAGCCGCTACCAGGGCTTGGTAGCGCTGGAAGGCGGCAATCTAGAAGACGCTGCACATGAGTACTTTCTCCGCTCGGAGCAGATCCCGACGCGCGTGCGCCTCGCCGTCGGTGAAGAATTCCGCGGTGGTGATGGTCCTAAGCACCGTTGGCGCGGGGGTGGCATGTTGATGCAGTTTCTGCCCAAGGCGCCCGAACGGGCGCGGCAGCCGGATCTTCATCCCGGCGATGCGCCGGAAGGCGCCGTGGCGCATGAGGTGCCGGAGGACGATGCCTGGGCCGAAGGGCAGTCGCTATTCGGGACCATTGAGGACCTTGAACTGATCGATCCCGAGCTCTCGGGTGAGCGCCTGTTGTTCAGGCTGTTCCACGAGCGGGGCGTCCGGGTGTTCCGAACTCAGGACGTTCGCGCGCGATGTTCCTGTTCACGCGAGGCCGTGGCGGGCATGCTGTCCAGCTTCACGCCGGAAGATCGCGCCAGCATGGTGGAAGACAATAAGGTTGTCGTCACTTGCGAGTTCTGCAGCTCGGTTTATGAGTTCACGCCGGACGAAGCGGGCGTCGTGCCGGGGTCCGGGAATGGGGCGGCCAAAGACTCGCGCTTCGGTTCTGATTGA
- a CDS encoding acetylornithine/N-succinyldiaminopimelate aminotransferase (product_source=KO:K00821; cath_funfam=3.40.640.10,3.90.1150.10; cog=COG4992; ko=KO:K00821; pfam=PF00202; superfamily=53383; tigrfam=TIGR00707), producing MSQSAKPQVESHMLPVFARVDVAFERGEGPWLISTNGERYLDFTSGVAVNALGHAHPHLVAALQEQASKLWHVSNLFRIPEGERLAARLCEASFADVVFFCNSGAEAMEACIKMARKYQAASGKPERYRLITFEGAFHGRTLATLAAGGQQKYLEGFGPVVEGFDQVPLGDLEATKKAIGPHTAGIIIEPWQGEGGVRAADPSFFRALRQLCDERKLVLVFDEVQTGMGRIGSLFAHQRIGVTPDIMALAKALGGGFPMGACLATSEAAVGMTPGTHGSTFGGNLLAVAAGNATLDVMLAPGFFDHVQRMSLFLKQKLAAIVDRYPDVVSGVRGDGLLIGLKAVVPAADLGVALRDEKLLTVGAGENVVRLLPPLIVTEAEIEDAVARVERACAKFSRASSMRGAAQ from the coding sequence ATGAGCCAGAGCGCCAAGCCGCAAGTCGAGTCCCACATGTTGCCGGTTTTTGCCCGGGTCGATGTCGCGTTCGAGCGCGGCGAAGGTCCCTGGCTGATCTCGACCAACGGTGAGCGCTATCTCGATTTCACCAGTGGCGTTGCAGTGAATGCGCTTGGCCATGCGCATCCACACCTTGTCGCTGCGCTGCAGGAACAGGCCAGCAAGCTCTGGCACGTCTCCAACCTTTTCAGAATTCCGGAGGGCGAGCGTCTTGCCGCGCGGTTGTGCGAGGCGAGCTTTGCCGACGTTGTTTTCTTCTGCAATTCCGGTGCAGAGGCGATGGAAGCCTGCATCAAAATGGCGCGCAAGTATCAGGCTGCGAGCGGCAAGCCGGAGCGCTATCGCCTGATCACTTTTGAAGGCGCTTTCCATGGTCGCACGCTCGCGACACTCGCGGCAGGTGGCCAGCAGAAATATCTCGAAGGTTTCGGACCCGTTGTCGAAGGCTTCGATCAGGTGCCGCTCGGTGATCTCGAAGCCACCAAGAAAGCGATCGGTCCGCACACTGCAGGCATCATTATCGAGCCGTGGCAGGGTGAGGGCGGCGTGCGCGCTGCGGATCCCTCATTTTTCAGAGCTCTGCGCCAGCTGTGCGATGAGCGTAAGCTCGTCCTGGTATTCGACGAAGTGCAGACCGGCATGGGCCGCATCGGCTCGCTGTTTGCGCATCAACGCATCGGCGTGACGCCCGATATCATGGCGCTGGCGAAGGCGCTTGGCGGGGGCTTTCCGATGGGCGCTTGCCTCGCAACATCGGAGGCGGCAGTCGGCATGACGCCCGGAACGCATGGTTCGACATTCGGCGGCAACCTGCTGGCGGTGGCCGCCGGCAACGCGACGCTGGATGTGATGCTCGCGCCAGGATTCTTCGATCATGTGCAACGGATGTCGTTGTTCCTGAAGCAGAAGCTTGCAGCAATTGTCGATCGCTATCCCGACGTCGTGAGCGGGGTGCGTGGTGATGGTCTGCTCATCGGTCTGAAAGCCGTTGTGCCGGCTGCCGATCTCGGCGTTGCGCTGCGCGATGAAAAGCTTCTTACCGTCGGTGCCGGTGAAAACGTCGTGCGCCTGTTGCCGCCGTTGATCGTCACTGAAGCAGAGATTGAGGACGCTGTCGCGCGTGTCGAGCGTGCCTGCGCGAAGTTTTCGCGAGCCTCGTCCATGAGGGGGGCTGCTCAATGA
- a CDS encoding hypothetical protein (product_source=COG4645; cog=COG4645; pfam=PF10129; transmembrane_helix_parts=Inside_1_35,TMhelix_36_58,Outside_59_67,TMhelix_68_87,Inside_88_106,TMhelix_107_129,Outside_130_165,TMhelix_166_183,Inside_184_189,TMhelix_190_212,Outside_213_221,TMhelix_222_239,Inside_240_251,TMhelix_252_274,Outside_275_293,TMhelix_294_313,Inside_314_333,TMhelix_334_356,Outside_357_360,TMhelix_361_383,Inside_384_409), protein MTLVTPQMTDRAVVEVPPIKVTAPVSAGERELRLDLFRGIALWLIFIDHLPPNILTWFTIRNYGFSDATEIFIFISGYTAAFVYSRAMLDRGFVVASARIFKRVWQIYVAHVFLFTIYLAEISYIATRFENPLYAEEMGILDFLKQPDVTIVQALLLKFRPVNMDVLPLYIVLMMFLPLILWLMQRKADVTLALAVILYAITWEFDLYLPAYPNGFWAFNPFAWQLLFVFGAWCALGGAKRMARILSSRITLWLCIAYLLFAFCVTLTWHVPQLNVFMPRWLESWMYPINKTDLDVLRFAHFLALAAIVVRFLPKDWPGLKSPWLRPVILCGQHSLEIFCLGVFLAFAGHFILAEFSGGAWMHFLISVSGIVIMSAAAWLFSWYKAEVGKSGKRAKAAEGDADLAGGGS, encoded by the coding sequence ATGACGCTCGTAACTCCCCAGATGACCGATCGGGCCGTCGTGGAGGTGCCGCCCATTAAGGTGACAGCACCGGTGTCCGCAGGTGAGCGCGAACTGCGTCTCGACCTCTTTCGCGGTATTGCCCTGTGGCTGATCTTCATCGACCACCTGCCACCCAACATTCTGACCTGGTTCACGATCCGCAACTACGGATTCAGTGACGCCACCGAGATCTTCATTTTCATTTCCGGGTACACCGCAGCGTTCGTCTACAGCCGCGCCATGCTCGACCGAGGCTTCGTGGTGGCAAGCGCGCGGATCTTCAAGCGCGTCTGGCAAATCTACGTCGCGCACGTCTTTCTTTTTACGATCTATCTCGCAGAGATTTCCTACATTGCCACCCGGTTCGAAAATCCGCTCTACGCCGAGGAAATGGGCATCCTCGACTTTCTCAAGCAGCCGGACGTCACGATTGTGCAGGCGCTGCTTCTGAAATTCCGTCCCGTGAATATGGACGTGCTGCCGCTCTACATCGTGCTGATGATGTTTTTGCCGCTGATCCTGTGGCTGATGCAGCGCAAGGCGGACGTCACTCTGGCGCTGGCGGTTATTCTCTACGCGATCACCTGGGAGTTTGATCTTTATCTTCCAGCCTACCCCAATGGATTCTGGGCGTTCAATCCGTTCGCCTGGCAGCTGTTGTTCGTCTTCGGAGCGTGGTGCGCCCTCGGCGGGGCGAAACGAATGGCGCGCATTCTTTCGTCGCGGATCACGCTTTGGCTTTGCATCGCCTATCTTCTGTTTGCATTCTGCGTGACGTTGACCTGGCACGTGCCACAGCTCAACGTCTTCATGCCGCGCTGGCTGGAGAGCTGGATGTATCCGATCAACAAGACGGACCTCGATGTTCTTCGCTTCGCACATTTCCTTGCATTGGCTGCCATCGTCGTGCGTTTTCTGCCGAAGGATTGGCCTGGCCTGAAGTCACCTTGGCTTCGTCCGGTCATTCTATGCGGCCAGCATTCGCTTGAGATCTTCTGCCTCGGAGTATTCTTGGCATTTGCCGGGCATTTCATTCTGGCTGAGTTTTCCGGGGGCGCCTGGATGCACTTCCTCATCAGCGTCTCGGGAATCGTGATTATGTCCGCCGCTGCCTGGCTTTTTTCGTGGTACAAGGCTGAAGTAGGCAAGAGCGGAAAGCGGGCGAAAGCCGCAGAAGGCGATGCCGACCTCGCCGGAGGCGGATCATGA
- a CDS encoding O-succinylhomoserine sulfhydrylase (product_source=KO:K10764; cath_funfam=3.40.640.10,3.90.1150.10; cog=COG0626; ko=KO:K10764; pfam=PF01053; superfamily=53383; tigrfam=TIGR01325): protein MSEVKVPTSKQSQAYRPETRLVHGGALRSQYGETSEALFLTQGFIYESAEQCEARFTGHDPGFLYSRFSNPTVAMFEQRMAELEGAEAARATATGMAAVTTAILAPLRAGDHVVAAKALFGSCRYVVEDLLPRYGIQSTLVDGHDLDQWQKAMQPNTKTCFLESPTNPTLDVVDISAVAEIAHRGGARLIVDNVFATPIWQSPLALGADAVVYSATKHIDGQGRCLGGVILSSNAFIQEHIHTFLRQTGPAMSPFNAWVLLKGLETLSIRVRAQTETAAALADVLAKHPKISRLIYPGRSDHPQAEIVKKQMRGGSTLIGFEVKGGKAAAFRTLNALKLAKISNNLGDAKSIVTHPATTTHQRLTPEARAELGISEGFIRFSAGLEHRDDLIEDFTAALEKA from the coding sequence ATGTCTGAAGTGAAGGTCCCTACGTCCAAGCAATCCCAGGCCTATCGGCCCGAAACGCGGCTGGTCCACGGCGGCGCACTCCGGTCACAGTACGGTGAAACGTCTGAAGCGTTGTTCCTGACCCAAGGCTTCATCTACGAAAGCGCCGAGCAGTGTGAAGCCCGCTTCACGGGACATGATCCGGGCTTTCTCTATTCGCGGTTCTCCAATCCGACTGTCGCGATGTTCGAGCAGCGCATGGCCGAGCTCGAGGGAGCCGAAGCCGCGCGTGCAACCGCCACTGGCATGGCCGCGGTCACCACAGCAATCCTCGCGCCGCTCCGGGCAGGTGATCATGTTGTGGCTGCGAAAGCTCTGTTCGGCTCGTGCCGTTATGTCGTTGAAGACCTGCTGCCCCGCTACGGCATCCAATCCACGCTGGTCGATGGCCATGACCTCGACCAGTGGCAGAAGGCGATGCAGCCAAATACAAAAACCTGCTTCCTTGAAAGCCCGACCAACCCGACCCTCGATGTGGTCGACATCAGCGCGGTTGCAGAGATCGCCCATCGCGGTGGCGCACGGCTGATCGTCGACAATGTCTTCGCGACACCGATCTGGCAGAGCCCGCTCGCGCTCGGCGCAGACGCTGTCGTCTACTCCGCCACCAAGCACATCGACGGACAGGGCCGCTGTCTCGGCGGCGTCATCCTGTCGTCGAATGCCTTCATTCAGGAGCACATTCATACATTCCTGCGCCAGACTGGCCCTGCAATGTCACCTTTCAACGCCTGGGTGCTGCTTAAGGGACTCGAGACGCTCAGCATTCGCGTCAGGGCGCAAACCGAGACAGCGGCAGCACTTGCCGATGTGCTGGCAAAGCACCCAAAAATCTCGCGGCTGATCTATCCCGGCCGCAGCGATCATCCGCAGGCTGAAATCGTCAAAAAGCAGATGCGTGGTGGATCAACACTGATCGGCTTCGAGGTGAAAGGCGGCAAGGCCGCTGCATTCCGGACGCTGAACGCGCTTAAGCTGGCCAAGATTTCGAACAACCTCGGCGATGCAAAAAGCATCGTGACACATCCGGCGACCACAACACATCAGCGCCTGACGCCGGAAGCGCGTGCAGAGCTTGGCATCAGCGAAGGGTTTATTCGCTTCTCGGCTGGGCTCGAACACCGTGACGATCTGATCGAGGATTTTACGGCCGCGCTGGAAAAGGCATAA
- a CDS encoding GcrA cell cycle regulator (product_source=KO:K13583; cog=COG5352; ko=KO:K13583; pfam=PF07750; superfamily=46689) encodes MTVMSWTDDRVEQLKKLWEAGLSASQIAAELGNITRNAVIGKVHRLGLSGRAKSPSSAAPRQRKVRPAQHMMRISRPVSRGNTALAQAFEIEAEPDPIAYDNVVPMSQRLSLLELNEATCHWPVGDPGSPDFFFCGGKALTGLPYCAHHSRIAYQPAGDRRRQARVPGK; translated from the coding sequence ATGACGGTAATGAGCTGGACCGACGATCGCGTTGAACAACTGAAAAAGCTCTGGGAAGCCGGTCTCTCGGCAAGCCAGATCGCAGCCGAGCTTGGAAATATCACCCGAAATGCGGTGATCGGCAAAGTTCACCGGCTGGGGCTCTCGGGACGCGCCAAGAGCCCGTCTTCAGCCGCTCCACGTCAGCGCAAGGTGCGCCCCGCTCAACACATGATGCGGATCAGCCGCCCCGTCTCGCGCGGAAATACTGCACTGGCCCAAGCATTCGAGATTGAGGCCGAACCGGATCCGATCGCTTATGACAACGTCGTTCCCATGAGCCAGCGGCTCTCGCTGCTGGAACTGAATGAAGCCACCTGCCACTGGCCGGTCGGTGACCCGGGCAGCCCAGACTTCTTCTTCTGCGGCGGCAAGGCCCTAACTGGCCTGCCCTACTGCGCACATCACTCACGCATCGCCTACCAGCCGGCCGGCGACCGCCGCCGTCAGGCACGCGTTCCAGGCAAGTAA
- a CDS encoding ApaG protein (product_source=KO:K06195; cath_funfam=2.60.40.1470; cog=COG2967; ko=KO:K06195; pfam=PF04379; superfamily=110069) has translation MYRAVTRHIEVLVEPTFLPERSSAEDGRFFWAYTIVIVNSGRETVQLKTRHWIITDGTGRNQEVHGEGVVGEQPILEPGERFEYTSGVPLSTASGFMTGSYQMVTEDGEPFEIDIPAFSLDSPGQKRTLN, from the coding sequence ATGTACCGCGCCGTCACACGTCATATCGAAGTGCTCGTCGAGCCGACTTTCCTGCCGGAACGGTCCTCTGCCGAGGATGGCCGGTTCTTCTGGGCTTACACCATCGTGATCGTGAATTCGGGGCGCGAAACCGTACAGCTCAAAACCCGGCATTGGATCATTACCGACGGAACGGGACGGAACCAGGAAGTGCACGGTGAAGGCGTGGTTGGGGAGCAGCCCATTCTCGAGCCGGGAGAAAGGTTCGAGTACACCAGCGGCGTACCGCTCTCTACGGCATCAGGCTTCATGACCGGAAGCTATCAAATGGTCACGGAGGACGGCGAGCCGTTTGAAATCGATATTCCGGCGTTCTCACTCGATAGCCCTGGCCAAAAGCGAACCCTGAATTAG